In one window of Arachis ipaensis cultivar K30076 chromosome B06, Araip1.1, whole genome shotgun sequence DNA:
- the LOC110263604 gene encoding uncharacterized protein LOC110263604, giving the protein MAEPTVSVTLLIASWLTPSSLFIFVNLVIGTIAITSRFTSSHNNRIQEHELQHPFTRSPSLLQRVKSFRLTPIHLRHNAEYCRTGEFTQPQLVRTSSLLERVRSFNFSLHKHETTETSYAEKTDHNQAQTNQPAAATFSSLTLTGRATVTLLFAISPPARVQPPSSSPPVRTLASPQPPIITTAAGVCTHNRHRATTSLSFFFFRLSIFPLSVP; this is encoded by the coding sequence ATGGCAGAACCAACAGTTTCAGTGACGCTTCTCATAGCCAGCTGGTTAACACCTTCTTCCCTCTTCATCTTTGTCAACCTCGTCATTGGCACCATTGCCATCACCTCCCGCTTCACCTCCTCCCACAACAACCGAATTCAAGAACATGAACTCCAACACCCTTTCACTCGCTCACCCTCCCTCCTGCAACGAGTCAAATCCTTCAGACTCACTCCAATACACCTACGACACAACGCCGAGTACTGCCGAACCGGCGAGTTCACTCAGCCTCAACTCGTTCGAACATCCTCGCTTTTGGAACGAGtcaggtccttcaattttagCCTCCACAAACACGAAACCACGGAAACATCATATGCAGAAAAAACAGATCATAACCAGGCCCAAACCAACCAACCAGCGGCGGCCACCTTCTCCTCCCTCACTCTTACTGGCCGAGCCACCGTGACCCTCCTCTTCGCGATATCACCTCCAGCTCGCGTCCAGCCTCCGTCTTCTTCCCCTCCTGTCCGAACCCTAGCCTCGCCTCAGCCTCCAATCATCACCACCGCAGCCGGCGTCTGTACCCACAACCGACACAGAGCCACCacatctctctctttcttcttcttccgccTCTCCATCTTTCCCCTGTCCGTACCCTAG